From the genome of Nicotiana sylvestris chromosome 2, ASM39365v2, whole genome shotgun sequence, one region includes:
- the LOC138885035 gene encoding uncharacterized protein → MSSDHLETEGRMVWVILEVEAKQRGQPATVQSGGGQPVGAPARFYAFSARLNAVASDVVITGIISVCGRDASILFDPRSTYLYVSSMFAHFMDIPHESLGTLVYVSTPVGDSVIEDQIYWSCVITFYGYETRADILLLDMIDFEVILGMDWLSPYDAILDCHAKTVTLAMPKLPRLEWKGSSVSTSSEVISFLKARHMVEKGCLAYLAYV, encoded by the coding sequence ATGTCGTCCGACCACCTAGAGACGGAGGGCAGGATGGTATGGgtcatcctagaggtggaggccaaacAAAGGGGTCAGCCAGCTACTGTTCAGTCAGGCGGAGGCCAGCCAGTCGGTGCTCCAGCTAGGTTCTATGCTTTTTCGGCCAGACTAAATGCAGTGGCCTCAGATgtcgtgatcacaggtattatttctgtctgcggtagggatgcttcgatattatttgatccaaggtctacctATTTATATGTATCATCTATGTTTGCTCATTTTATGGATATCCCTcatgagtccttgggtactcttgtttatgtgtccactcctgtTGGCGATTCTGTTATTGAGGATCAGATTTATTGGTCCTGTGTGATCACATTCTATGGTTACGAGACTAGAGCAGATATTCTGTTGCTggatatgatcgactttgaggtcattCTGGGCATGGACTGGCTATCCCCATATGACGCCATACTTGATTGCCATGCAAAGACTGTTACATTAGCAATGCCAAAGTTgcctagattggagtggaagggttcgtcTGTCAGTACATCTAGTGaggttatctcttttctgaaggctcgacatatggtcgagaagggttgtttggcttatctagcttatgtttaG